A portion of the Achromobacter sp. MFA1 R4 genome contains these proteins:
- a CDS encoding TadE/TadG family type IV pilus assembly protein translates to MTAFVFAPRLRPASRHRGAAAIEFAVAGAIVLLLGLLAVEAARWHAARQMALLALTEAARAGATGHADPARMRSAFLLALLPLHADADGQAGATRRLDDAMAELQAQTGSDPWRIEVLQPDERAFREHGRPGLKVPAAPGLPAIDNDYQDLQHARRPPRAGGQDIFRANTLKLRLTYLHKPLLPALRALLALLGRQDDSYAGHAQTKGLLPIVVELEQEMHSHPVDWARRRPHPPGVVYGACRRKQCDPE, encoded by the coding sequence ATGACCGCCTTTGTTTTTGCTCCCCGCCTTCGCCCCGCCAGCCGGCACCGTGGCGCCGCCGCCATCGAATTCGCCGTGGCGGGCGCCATCGTGCTGCTGCTGGGCCTGCTGGCGGTCGAGGCCGCCCGCTGGCACGCCGCGCGCCAGATGGCGCTTCTGGCGCTGACGGAGGCGGCGCGCGCCGGCGCCACCGGTCATGCCGACCCGGCCCGGATGCGGTCGGCGTTTCTTCTGGCGCTCCTGCCGCTGCATGCGGACGCCGACGGGCAGGCGGGCGCAACGCGCCGGCTGGACGACGCGATGGCCGAACTGCAGGCGCAGACCGGGTCGGACCCCTGGCGTATTGAAGTGCTGCAGCCCGACGAGCGCGCGTTCCGCGAGCACGGACGGCCCGGCTTGAAGGTGCCCGCGGCGCCCGGCCTGCCGGCCATCGACAACGACTACCAGGACCTGCAGCACGCGCGCCGCCCGCCCCGCGCAGGCGGGCAGGATATCTTCCGCGCCAACACCCTGAAACTGCGCCTGACCTACCTGCACAAGCCATTGCTGCCCGCGCTGCGGGCACTGCTGGCCTTGCTGGGTCGGCAGGACGACAGCTACGCCGGCCACGCGCAGACCAAGGGCCTGTTGCCCATCGTGGTCGAGCTGGAGCAGGAAATGCACTCGCATCCCGTGGACTGGGCCCGCAGGAGGCCGCATCCGCCAGGGGTGGTCTATGGGGCGTGCCGACGCAAACAGTGCGATCCGGAATGA